In Solenopsis invicta isolate M01_SB chromosome 9, UNIL_Sinv_3.0, whole genome shotgun sequence, the sequence gaagataaaataattaaataccgCAATACTGACTTCTTAGAAGTAGATTtcatattcaataattatttacacactaagaaaaaatttaacaataacataatgaaatttaataataataataataagagaattcatgtgtttaagttaaatatattaatgcttaaactgaaaaatttaatttatatataaatacttgaattaaagaaatttaatcaagttgaaaaatttagtcaagaaTTTTTCTCAGCGGAACTTATTTGAATCAAAATCAGCATTGGTCTTGAACTTTTAGTGTCGAGATATAACACACCGACAAATGGATTCGATTAATGGATAATTGTATTATCTCACTCTTAGGCGATCTTTCATGACCAAAGATTATAATTTCCATTTAATGCATGCTTGTGCATGTTCCATGGTGACTGTCTGTTCTCGATGGTTTGTCATTTGCCTTAgaagaaataatcaattaaaaatttgatattattctgagtgaatttgaatttgaatcttTGACACAGAAAATAGACGCGCAACTCTTATGCCACGATCGTcacaattgtattataattgacTTTAAATCATTGTGTAAattgttttaacattaatttaatattaatgatctCTAAAACATCTTTTTTAGAAGCAAATATTCAGTTAGTTCAAAAGGCCTTACAAGCCTTCAATTTcttctattaatttctttacatccacaatattttgaattgaaaaattaaaacaacaatCAAAATCATCTTGTGACGAAATCTTTGCAATTTCGTAACTGGGATATCCTATTTGTACCGGAGAATCTTGTCAATTTATAGACATCTCCTCGACAATACGAGCTCTGTGCGTTGTCTTACTTGGGATTTGGTGCATGTTAGATAAGTACAATTCACACGCCTCAATTATACGGTATACTGAATAAAAATTGAGAGACAGATTACAGTGATTTCTCATTTTACGGggttattaatttcatttatgaTGTCCGCGGCGAAACGTTTACACGTGCCTTTGATTAGGATCGCCTCCAAATGTCGTGCCTTTTCGATTATTTTCTCATGCAGTTACAATATCTCATCATCGCGTACAAGTCTTCATTATTTTAACGACACAATAGTTCCTCTCAAATCTTTTTCAGACacataatcaaataaaataagaaaagttgCGCGATGGAAACGAGCGAGAACtttcaataaatttgtattcGACATCACTTTGCCCATTAAACAATTATTGATAGCAATtagaaacgttttaaaaatattaactaattttctaatcgtaataaaaatttaaatccatCGAGAAAGTTGTTTCGACAATTATGTATCATTGTATCTGAAATCttcgttattttatgtttgtaaaCCAATCGGTTCAgcaattatattttgcaaatctgtcaatttaataaaagaaaagaactcGTGACATTAGAATTACGGTATGCTTCTTTTATAAGCGAAGTCAAGAAGGgtcaaatataaatcaaatgatGATCGACACTTCCACaataatcatataatttctacatatatttcttCCCAAggcaatatttacaaaaatgttctACCTTCTTAAAGTCTTAATAATCCAGCCTTGATACAATAACTGTACGTGTATACAATCTTCCCCAATCATTGTATTTCTTTATtagttatattacatattttcctctttttcatacatgcatacacatttcttttttttgtcatatattaaatatagaataagTTAGCCGAATTTATGCAAACTATATGTtgagttaataattttcttcgtttcaaaaacaaaaaattcaatccataattggaaaataaactgtttcttatttacaattttctttgacaaatattaaaaatgttccgCTATTCGTATCAATAGTTCCTGAGCCAAATATCTATAACGTCATAAGTgtacaataaacatttttataaatcactgCGTGATTTCTTTCTCGTTCACAATGTATGCAGTATCTCTGTAATTTTCATTATCTTACGTTCTTTTGACAAGAATTAACCATTtctaacgtaaaaaaaaagaaataaaataccgACATAgctgtttttaatttattatacactcTGTTATGACGCCATAAGCATCAACGCGATAATTAATCGAACATTAACAAGTTTGTCTTTACATATTCATCTTACATCTTACACTACTCCAAATCTTGATAAGaaattctaaatataataaaatattctgaacCTGTGTGTCTTCTCTGGCAATAtgctacaataaaataaaaaacgctAAGTTTAACATGACAGAGCCATGAAATCAGCGTGagatgtattatttaatatacatatacatatattacaaaaatatccaaaactaaagataaaataatagcGGCATGAAGGAGatgataaaactataaaatacatataatttgacGGTGGATTTTTTACCAAAAGAGCTTGTAACGCAAATTATACTTTTGACGCTCCTCAATAACTATCGAAATTTACATAGTGCTTAACAGTGAAGAATACTGAGATTATACATTAGaaatttgtttacaaatatttttgctCGTAATTATCGGCCGGCTGAGATTTATTCGAAATAATTTACGTGCTCACATATGGATCGATCATTTTGTTCAAAATGACaaagcaaatgaaaaatattaactaataacATGTGAGCAATCAGCTCAGGAGAGGTaagtataaattgtaatttttgtcGTCTTATTATCTTACAAAAAACGCAATTTATTGTGTTGTTTATTATTGTGTGAACAATATTCAATGAGCCATACACATTGTcgtgaaaatttataattaatcctCGCGTCGGTATACCTAACGCAAGTATGATTACTGGCATTTGCAATATGATATCAAACTCATCTTTGTAATCGAGCGAATAACCGAACAATTTACATCTTTCATATCCTGCCTCGACACAAGTTTCGTTGCAAACTAGTCTAAATTAAGAAAGTAGAAAAGCACATTTGATTCTCtcgatgtaatttataacattgttgattacgagagaaaaagagagagagagagagagggggggggagagagaaataCCTCTCACCCCAattaaaaatcttcaaaattcttgtgtttttaaaaaataataataatagtcgGATTATCAAACTGATCCTACGAAGATTTAAATGGCACTAAATTAACGCGTGTCATATTctgtatttaatatatgtatatatgtatggaGGCATAAATGAGAGGAAAGTACACAACCACACTTAATCGTCTTTGCTCTCGCTTCTTACAGAAAGAAATCGAAAAGCCACTTATGTGCAATCAGcagagtataaaatataatataacgtaatatatatatatttacagcaGTATATAAAGTTGAACTTTATCTTAGCGTATAATGAACCATAGAGCCGTCTGTGTTGCATTGGTATCCACTTCTTTCCAATAAATATCGAGCAGCCGTTCGTTTTATATATCTCTCTTAGTTACCTTAAGAAAGGAGTTCAGAGGatctattcatttttttctcaattccTGCTTTAACAATACCTTTTAACATGTGTGACTGTAATACAAGTAATCTAATTTTCTGCATACATAATTTATGCACATAATCCCATCCCGGAAAGTTTAGATGCCTCTACTCCGTTTTGTAACAATGACTGGATGAATTCTTTTATGACTACAATGCACAATATGTCGTACAAATGTAAAGCTTGGTTGCCTTTTCATAACTTATCGCAAATAATGacgcatttttttataaaaattaatgactctgatattcaatttttatcaacAACTTTTTGtcaacaataatttcttttgaaCGGTATTCCTCATAAACAAtttcaaatagaaatattgtaaacatacgaaaaaataataaaaagttatctttaaattgatcaatttctattatacttttttgtaaGTTCATAcgtaattgataaatatatttaaacagatTTTGTTTTAAACGCCCCATCTTGTATGCTTACAACCAAGCTGACATGTTCAAAGCCAACGCATTAATACCAGTTATCACCGATACAAATAATGACAGTATGAAGAGTTAGTTGGAAAGATCGAGAGAAAAGGATGAGATACACTGAACACAGACagtttaaatttgtcctttgtACTACAAGACCGCAAGAGAAATTCGGGTATCAATAGCATCTTGTGCCGTCTTGATACTCGGTTTATGCACGGTCATTAATTATGCGAATTTCATACATACAGGATTAAATACTCCTTTTTTTCAGCGGTGGATTTCCGCATAAAACGTAGGTTGTTATCGATGACGAGTAATCGGTATGTGAGGATAGTCAAGTTCTTCCACCAATAAATAGCCAATAGAGAGAATAGGCTGCTCTAAACTTCACAATTCTGGCATTATACACATGTAACGATTGTAATTATATAGAGGCCTTTACTGACCTTAATTTCCTCATTTCGACACcaatgtaacattaaaaacgAGTTAACGaaactttttacaataaacataatgtgcgtatatatgtatatatatgtatgtatatatatgttgttacattatattttttacaaatgacaatGAAATTCCAAGTCCCACAGGTAGGTACGCAATAACAGAACGCAGGAGCAtgaaaaacttatatattacatatgaagatatattcatatatattatatatgaagaTAATAGACATACGATAACAGAACTcaacatgaaaaatttatacgtaTTAAGTTAGTCAAAACATTCGTGTTCGTCTTTAGTGTAACAGtagaaaaaatgaattttatcaaCCTAATACATGAAGAGAACAGCACATGACTGCAAGTAACAGATATACATTCACATTCTAGATACTCAATGAGTAATTCTTGTTCGAAGAAAAGAAACACTTAGAACAGTTGTCAATCTGAGATCATGTTTAACATCTTTATTTACAGGACCAGCCTTTACATTATCTGTACATGtaggattcaaataaatttgtagaTCTGTTAAGTGCCAGTGCTGAATATGTTGACAAGTGTACAATTTCCGTTACTctcttatattaatatcttttatactttaaacaCTGACGATATACAGTACGTTTATAATCGCTGATCCgcattatcataaataatcgCTGGCAACGATTGGCTAATATGTATTCTATAAttgacacacacacatatatgtcaATCGTGCCAACTTCCACACAATTATTCATTAATGCGGAGATTAATCaacgttgaaataaaaatatcggttattaatatgtatatttgcgTAGTAACATGATATTGGATGGATAGCAAGGCCAGTGGgacataaaaagttatttaagcaaattattaaaaataaacgcaTTAAAACTTTGCATACAGTAAAactcttttatataaatcaattcgtttttataagaaatttgattcaataataatacgagtcattttaaatgtataatttacactttttttattattttgtttgatGTTTCtatatgttgcaaaattaaaatatattttcagagGTTTTGTATTGCACTCAcgaaaacttaataaaatttagagatATATTTAGGGTtaccatattttaaaaatattgaaagtagaAAATGAAACCAGATGCATAAAGCAGGCGACATAAAAAAAGGGAtaaccaaataaaaagttagatttatttttaatgactaattatatatttgttttcattttttaataatttgacttTCAATTTCAAAACATTACAGAACATTTAAACGCAAATAAAATTCAGGTACGTGTAGTTGTAAAACTGCTCCAACAAAAGTGGAAGAAATCTGGTGTGGTAACCCTACAGACATATcgctaaatttaatattttctttcatataaatacgcaataaaGTTTACACACGAGACGCAACAAGTTAAAACATCATTCGTTAAACTTACCACATtgtctttttacatttttagtaacgttttatcattataaaaagaTGTCAGCACTATGagtattatatattaacatttagtATTACAAGTTCATAATTGTAAccaatagaatatttaataaagaaataagtaAGACTGGTTTCGTATCCATCCGATACAAATACGTAATCGCAGAGGTAGGCATTCAAGCTCGACCCGATTTGCGACGAGCAAGTTAGCACGAGAAAAGTGCCGCACGCGGCCCGTGCTACATTAAAATCGAATCATATATACAAGTTCACTACAccgtaaaatttgaaaattgccaACTGCATAACACTCGATCGCTGCAGGAAATATACCTGAATAGCGACTGTTATTTATCATGTATCAACGTTTTAAATAACAGTATACAATGCGGTTTTTAGGTACGATTTTTGCGATTAGTTAGTGAGCGAAACGCGCGACCTTTGACAGCGCACAATGAAATCCTTAATCCCATAGAGTTGAGTCAAGAAAAAGAATCATTCATATGCATCAATCACTTGATTGAGCAAATTCTTCTTTTTCAATGCTTGTTTTCATTCGTTCTTTTTCTACTAATCGAGGGAATCGCAGATCGAAGCAAACACACAAATTGCTTTAGTAATAGAAAAATCACTTCCAGTAAACTTAAGCAATGCTTTTGCTTCTTCGTGAGCTGAGCGGTTTTATAGACAGCGCCCGCACTGATGCAAATCTCTGTTCATTGCAACACTAATAATGACTACCCAGATCTTTGTCACAAAATCTTGATGATATCGATAATTCTGAAACGGTGTAATCTTAGAACACGATACCAGAAATCACAATATAATACACAAATCGAGAAGTATTATGCCAATTGCGCGTGCACGAATGCCAAAAACCTTGTTCTAATTCTTCGTGGAAAGGatcatttttaaaacttatttcttattaattaaaacaatttcggGATGTATTAAGTTCGCATTCTTAAAAGCGGCTTTCGTGAAGTAACTGGGGGGTCCATTCAGTTTCTCAGATTCCAAGTTTTTTCACTCGTActttatgtgtataaattttatgatccttttgtaaagttttaagTATTTGTTTCTGTCTATTATGCTCGGCCTGGAAAATAACAAACAAGTAGTAATCTTAGGATATCGCGTGATGTTTCTTCTGATATCAATCTATGTACCTGTATCTGTGAAAAGGAACAACTAACTTCTCTTTGGCCATGGAAAGCTGGGGTTTGGAGATCATGCACCAATACATTGATTTTGGACTCCCTCAATGCCATGTTGTCTGCTAACTCGTAATGTGTGTGATTTAATTCATTATTGATCATTGGCTGTAAACATATTGAATAATTCAGTTTCTGCTGAACTGATCACTTTAAaccacatttttaaattattttaatttttacaataaatcacaTTTATCATTGCATACTTACATCATTAGGTGTTACTTGCTGTAGGTTTAGTTCGTTAACATCTGAAACAACatgaatcaaaattaatttgatgaaCATGTGGtttcaaagatatttatgaataatatgtaaaatacgaGCTGTTTCCAAGATTCATTTCAAGGGTAAGCTTCGAAAGGTGATAGATTTCAAAGAATCAATTTTTGTCAAGAAACTCGTCCTCCAACGTGTCCTTAAGAATATAGATGTAATGAATGTTATCAGGTACAAGGCAAGGCACTTTAAGCATCTCCTGTAATAAAACGTGTAAATaacttccaaaaaaaaaaaaacaaaacaaaaacaaaaaaacaaaaaacaaaaaaagcaaaaataaaattaaaaagcgtggactagtattattaaatgtcaCACGCAGTGCTACCGTAGTAGTTACCAGGTAATAAGCTAACattatttatcgttattttaatatcaaaataactttttttatgatattttaacgCCAAAACGACAATATAAAACGTCGGCCTGCTATTTGAGCTACCTCAAGCAATCCAAACTAGGATGAGTAGCTCCTTAAAAATGTATCAAACACGGGTTCCTTGACAAAAATTGAGTGAGATCTTGATGAGATGTATCACCCTTTAAAATTTGTCCCATGAGTCTTGAAACGCGTTGTATAAACTCACTTTCGAAACTTGTAGATCCATTACACAGACTGTCTAATATTTTCCTCATAATCTCTGCAACAGAACAAAATGAAAACGTTATCAAGAATATGtcatttaattgattaatttattgcaaACAATTGATTCGATAACGTTGTAATGTGACTGaccaaaaatagaaaaaagaaattaaaaattgaaacttatGAATATGTGTATGCAATACACGTTCAATAATTTGTATCATGTACTAatcaaagattataaaataaaattggatattttacttctttggtaaacaattattattatgatgTTATGCTGAGTGAGAGGGAGGAATAGTTCAGTACTAAAGCAATTATCAAGTAAAAGATTCATAATATCGCCACcccacatataattatataatgtttagTAATTTACAGTGAGAAAGTATTACActgtaataaaaacaaagtatattcaacataaacttaattttaactaaaaataaataatgatacagCATCATCTACATGAATAGAAAACCCGAATAACAACGATAATTGTTCTTTTAAAATAGAACAAGGAATTTACAATTCCTATAAAAATTGcaactataataaaatcaaacgGCCAAAATGCATATAGAAGTTTACATATAGAGACCAAGAATTGAACTACAGTATCAtcgaagaaattattattatattataatttacctGGATTTGCATCCAGCTCCGAACTTAGCAATGTATCTCCCGTCATATCTTGCAACTCGATAAACTCCTTATCGTGATTTGTGGCCAGCGGCACGACGGGATCTACCAACTGTTGATAATCGATTTTGACTTCATGCGACTCCACGATCGTCATCGATTGTGAATTGACGTCATTGTACTGATTGAACGAAAATGTTGATGTCGGATATTCAGTTGTGAAAGATTTACATTTCAAATAGGAAGCATGCTGCTGTTCGTTGTTCGTATTTGTCGATGCATACACATCGttggatttctttttattatacatcgTTAGATTTTCATCGCTACGTATTCTCTTCAATGGACATCGATCGTGCATCTCGATCCCCGATGAGACGATGGAATTGCCGCCACTGCTGCTCGGGTTGTCATCAAAGTATTGCAACATTGGTTCCTGCTTTTCCGGACAATTGAACGTTTCCTCAATGACAATTGAACGTTCCATCTTGATGTTAGGTGTAGTGCTTTCATTCAGAGCGCCCGGCGACAACATATCCACATTACATTGATCCATGCTTTCCTGAGCGTTCAAGACGTTCACGTTTTGAGAAACGTCCAAACATGATGTATGATTATGAGGCGCGCAGGAGCTTGTACCAGGTTTTTGATCGACAAGAATTTTCGATTGTACAGGTACAGATACAGACAGTACATCGGTGTTCTGGACATTGCAGTGGTTGTTCTGGGCAGCATTCATTTCCATCATTGACAAAGGTTTACCGGTCGCACTTTCTGAATCCGATATTGGGCTTTGCTCTGTATTATTGGAATTAATCGATTTTCCGATCGTATGTTTGGGCTTCTGTTTCTGAGTTACTTTGCCTTTGTCTTGAGTAATGGTGCAGCGGTCGATCTTATCAACACCAATTTTGTTAGCTTGTGCGGCAATCGGGGACAAacactgttaaaaattaaagaataagaatgattaaaaataaattgagtagAATTtgacattataatttaacaGAGTATGAGAAGAGAATGTAGCGGTCTTTACATATCGTAGATGcggcgagagagagaaactgtCCTCCGATATCGGCGAAGGTAGATTACTGATTAAATGGTTGACAGCTTTCTCAAGCTGCTCTGGTTCTTCGGTGAGACTGCGGCAGCCTTCGGGTTCGTCCGGTGACTGGGAGTTTTGGGgctaataaacaaatttttttttagatcatTAAGCAACTTTTTTTCCTGAAGTCTCATGTGATATAAATGTTGTATTATATCTACGAATAATGATACATTTATAGCTTACCAGTTCAATCGAGGCGTTAATATCGACAGGCCGAATCAGATTTCTGCTAGTTGAGGACAAGGTCGCAGAGAACCGTTCTTTCATCTCTTTTATCAGtcggataccctcctcttcccTGTACACAAAATTTCCTCATTGCAAATATGTTGTTGAATATACATTGCATAATATATTCGATTGCTTCAGTGcttaaagaacaaaaaagaaacaGCTTTTTTCAATAGAATGAGTTTGAGCAAGTGGAAAAACAGGGCAagtgtaaaaatagaaattttgttttataaattgttttaccgtcaacatttattcaacaaagGTATTTTGAATTTGTTGTGGCAATTAAgctacaataattaaaaaaattgattctttttgaaaaaaatttttaatgttattcgttaatattgttttttggaTCAATTAAAATTGCCCTGTCACTTGTTCAATCTGCTCTAAGATGCAAAACAATACTTACGACACTAGAGTGTTGACACAAAGTAAGGACTCCACCGTTTGCGTCTTTTCGTCAAATTCCAAATAACCGGCTGTTCGTAAGTAGATGAAGTCATTGGTCTTCGTAAGTAACCTGTAGCACGATGAGCCAAACGCTTCCCCATGGTCGTACACTACAAATgcataataaatcaaaattaattataaaagcaaaattgtatttgaCCCGTTACGTCGAATTCTAAATTGGTCATTTTACATATACTTTGTTGCcatatttaaattgcaattggTTATGGAAATAGTATGCAAAACATCTCATAAGCGCTCGTATCGTAAAgcttaaatgtaataaaataacgtcggtgtaatgcataatataacattattaatctaattgttaaatatacagtgatataattttaataacttgtaACTACACCGAGCGTAATAAAAGTATACATaatattactcaaataatttagatttttttttcaaattcgaGATAAAAAGAGTAAGATATTGATATCGTTGTGGCATATAACAGCTGCCAAGTgatgcaaaaaatattgcaatatttacgAGGGTTTATCTGTTAAAATACGAATGCTTACTTTGCCGTAGGCCGATCATCGTCCACCTGAAATCATCCTTGTGCATGAAAGCAAATGCGTTCAAGCCCGATACCTCTTCCGACAGGTATCCGGCAACGAACGACACCCTGTGATCGCAATAAATGATACGCCCGTCGACCAGATGCCGCGTCATGTACTCGTCTTTAGTGGCGTTCAGTATTGACAATTGAGTGATAGGCCGCTTCCTCGACGGGGTTGCTACGGCGGCGAAAATGATGTCGTTGCTGGTGCTTCTTCTCTCTGTTAGAACCATTTCACATACATCATTAGCAAATGATCGAGATAAAATCAGAGATGAAAAGTAACTCAGAAAAATTAGATTatgataatcataaaaatactaaaaatataaaaacaaataattacgAGAGGCAATATTTAAACTCTTATCTTGTTAAATTAACTCAATGGAAGAGCGAGTATCAATTTTGGAGTATTGATTGCTCCTGAACCGCAAGTTATTGAAAGATAAGAggtttaaaatgcaaatatgtaaataaaattttactttcccCGAGCGAGCTCTTTATCGaggcaaaaatataatttcaaaccAGCTCACCGAGATTATTTAATGCCGAAAAGTGGAAAGTTACGTCGAATGTTGGCTTTCCATTAAACATTCAAGTAAGGAGAGAGAGTGATTCAAAATACATCAAAGAATTTGCGAACTGAAAAGTAGCATGACAGGTTTGGATATCCTGTATAATAAGGATCGCATATTGAAGCCCGCCCCCGTCGAGTCCGTCTCTTTTAAGCGCGCCCCTATAAACTGCACTTTTCGCCGTTCGGTTCTCATCTTAGAaacaagtaaaagaaaaaaaaaaaataagtctaCGCTAAACGCTCAGAACAGTACCTACATGTCTTCGTCCGTGACGGCGAAGgtctaaatttaaatacaaaagtaGCGTAAATATTTGCGATGCTCGTTTCGAAACCAGCGCTACAGGTTTTCAGTCGTGTCGCGCGATAAAACAAGACCACCGATCCGAAGAATACGCGCGAGCGAGAGTCGCTCACCACGGACCGTTCGACATGGAATACATAATGAAGCACGATATTGCTGATTTATACGAAAGGGACGTCTGCAGTTGGCGACGCACAGCAGTCATGATAGGATTATTCGATTCGCGATGGGAATGATCTTGCCGTTAGCCGTGCCGCGCGATAAAACAGCGTAATCGAGAAACTCACCTGTCGATTGAATCGTAATCGAATTAAACGCCACGTAAAGTAACGCAAACGAAAAATACTCCTTCGCAAACAGTTCGCGTGAATCGCTATTAAATATTCTCCCGATCTAAATTACTTAACGATTTATCTTCTTCATCAACTTTCTAACTCACAGTAGTTTCTTAGAATTTACAAGGATTTTTTcccaatatttcaatattttgcataattgcAACGAGTCAAAGAGGTAATTGTAGTAAATTCTGAAGTTTAGATAAAATACCTCGTACCGTTCAGAATAGCCTTTGTTGTCGTGATTTATAAGGTTACCTGAACCGAATAAGAcccacttaatttattttactttttaaaattctttttatgagaatattttaaaataaactgagtaagaagaaaatatttattactgccGGTTCTAAATTTTTCTGTACTTCCTA encodes:
- the LOC105194446 gene encoding uncharacterized protein LOC105194446 isoform X2 codes for the protein MHLEMYNMHQQARVCGTSNMWYEQQGTLLPGIGTVEPPLYQSQQKNLQPRIRSVEPSLYHHQLQQQTQLQQSRIGMDESSLYQSQPETLQPRIGSVEPSLYHQLQQQTQLQQQAQLQQQAQLQQQAQLQQQAQLQQQAQLQQQAQLQQPGIGMDESSLYQSQQETVHPGISTDKPSLYQSQQQNPQPGTSKCTSSSNSSRTARNLAEKQRRDIINGHIAKMASLVPMIANSSRKMDKISILRLTGAHLRSRYTLGDRSNSIRPPMLSPEFDLEQFLLNSVVDGKNFFFVVTTAGKIVYISRQAEQYIGDQIDLLGQSMYDYVHPNDRNDLMRNLTPEGMQPMSAPSPRSITSELTHDNNSNSSEDSSTTNSRKNEGIKNFQEQRRYFTIRIAQRLKNTRNPKRDDPPTRYECFDISGLFKLAEACKNMDLKGRERRSTSNDIIFAAVATPSRKRPITQLSILNATKDEYMTRHLVDGRIIYCDHRVSFVAGYLSEEVSGLNAFAFMHKDDFRWTMIGLRQMYDHGEAFGSSCYRLLTKTNDFIYLRTAGYLEFDEKTQTVESLLCVNTLVSEEEGIRLIKEMKERFSATLSSTSRNLIRPVDINASIELPQNSQSPDEPEGCRSLTEEPEQLEKAVNHLISNLPSPISEDSFSLSPHLRYCLSPIAAQANKIGVDKIDRCTITQDKGKVTQKQKPKHTIGKSINSNNTEQSPISDSESATGKPLSMMEMNAAQNNHCNVQNTDVLSVSVPVQSKILVDQKPGTSSCAPHNHTSCLDVSQNVNVLNAQESMDQCNVDMLSPGALNESTTPNIKMERSIVIEETFNCPEKQEPMLQYFDDNPSSSGGNSIVSSGIEMHDRCPLKRIRSDENLTMYNKKKSNDVYASTNTNNEQQHASYLKCKSFTTEYPTSTFSFNQYNDVNSQSMTIVESHEVKIDYQQLVDPVVPLATNHDKEFIELQDMTGDTLLSSELDANPEIMRKILDSLCNGSTSFESEFIQRVSRLMGQILKGDTSHQDLTQFLSRNPCLIHF
- the LOC105194446 gene encoding uncharacterized protein LOC105194446 isoform X3 is translated as MKDDVDEDDSGASSSGSVPVKNIVENTGIRIKNTSYGNSSRTARNLAEKQRRDIINGHIAKMASLVPMIANSSRKMDKISILRLTGAHLRSRYTLGDRSNSIRPPMLSPEFDLEQFLLNSVVDGKNFFFVVTTAGKIVYISRQAEQYIGDQIDLLGQSMYDYVHPNDRNDLMRNLTPEGMQPMSAPSPRSITSELTHDNNSNSSEDSSTTNSRKNEGIKNFQEQRRYFTIRIAQRLKNTRNPKRDDPPTRYECFDISGLFKLAEACKNMDLKGRERRSTSNDIIFAAVATPSRKRPITQLSILNATKDEYMTRHLVDGRIIYCDHRVSFVAGYLSEEVSGLNAFAFMHKDDFRWTMIGLRQMYDHGEAFGSSCYRLLTKTNDFIYLRTAGYLEFDEKTQTVESLLCVNTLVSEEEGIRLIKEMKERFSATLSSTSRNLIRPVDINASIELPQNSQSPDEPEGCRSLTEEPEQLEKAVNHLISNLPSPISEDSFSLSPHLRYCLSPIAAQANKIGVDKIDRCTITQDKGKVTQKQKPKHTIGKSINSNNTEQSPISDSESATGKPLSMMEMNAAQNNHCNVQNTDVLSVSVPVQSKILVDQKPGTSSCAPHNHTSCLDVSQNVNVLNAQESMDQCNVDMLSPGALNESTTPNIKMERSIVIEETFNCPEKQEPMLQYFDDNPSSSGGNSIVSSGIEMHDRCPLKRIRSDENLTMYNKKKSNDVYASTNTNNEQQHASYLKCKSFTTEYPTSTFSFNQYNDVNSQSMTIVESHEVKIDYQQLVDPVVPLATNHDKEFIELQDMTGDTLLSSELDANPEIMRKILDSLCNGSTSFENVNELNLQQVTPNDPMINNELNHTHYELADNMALRESKINVLVHDLQTPAFHGQREVSCSFSQIQAEHNRQKQILKTLQKDHKIYTHKVRVKKLGI
- the LOC105194446 gene encoding uncharacterized protein LOC105194446 isoform X1; this encodes MHLEMYNMHQQARVCGTSNMWYEQQGTLLPGIGTVEPPLYQSQQKNLQPRIRSVEPSLYHHQLQQQTQLQQSRIGMDESSLYQSQPETLQPRIGSVEPSLYHQLQQQTQLQQQAQLQQQAQLQQQAQLQQQAQLQQQAQLQQQAQLQQPGIGMDESSLYQSQQETVHPGISTDKPSLYQSQQQNPQPGTSKCTSSSNSSRTARNLAEKQRRDIINGHIAKMASLVPMIANSSRKMDKISILRLTGAHLRSRYTLGDRSNSIRPPMLSPEFDLEQFLLNSVVDGKNFFFVVTTAGKIVYISRQAEQYIGDQIDLLGQSMYDYVHPNDRNDLMRNLTPEGMQPMSAPSPRSITSELTHDNNSNSSEDSSTTNSRKNEGIKNFQEQRRYFTIRIAQRLKNTRNPKRDDPPTRYECFDISGLFKLAEACKNMDLKGRERRSTSNDIIFAAVATPSRKRPITQLSILNATKDEYMTRHLVDGRIIYCDHRVSFVAGYLSEEVSGLNAFAFMHKDDFRWTMIGLRQMYDHGEAFGSSCYRLLTKTNDFIYLRTAGYLEFDEKTQTVESLLCVNTLVSEEEGIRLIKEMKERFSATLSSTSRNLIRPVDINASIELPQNSQSPDEPEGCRSLTEEPEQLEKAVNHLISNLPSPISEDSFSLSPHLRYCLSPIAAQANKIGVDKIDRCTITQDKGKVTQKQKPKHTIGKSINSNNTEQSPISDSESATGKPLSMMEMNAAQNNHCNVQNTDVLSVSVPVQSKILVDQKPGTSSCAPHNHTSCLDVSQNVNVLNAQESMDQCNVDMLSPGALNESTTPNIKMERSIVIEETFNCPEKQEPMLQYFDDNPSSSGGNSIVSSGIEMHDRCPLKRIRSDENLTMYNKKKSNDVYASTNTNNEQQHASYLKCKSFTTEYPTSTFSFNQYNDVNSQSMTIVESHEVKIDYQQLVDPVVPLATNHDKEFIELQDMTGDTLLSSELDANPEIMRKILDSLCNGSTSFENVNELNLQQVTPNDPMINNELNHTHYELADNMALRESKINVLVHDLQTPAFHGQREVSCSFSQIQAEHNRQKQILKTLQKDHKIYTHKVRVKKLGI